The Methanofervidicoccus sp. A16 genome has a segment encoding these proteins:
- a CDS encoding NosD domain-containing protein: MKRVYTTLFLLTLFLGIVSVYGDTIYVPDNYSTIQRAIDAAKDGDVIVVRDGIYYENLVINKSIILKSENGPENCIIDGNNSGNVIVINVDGVTIDGFTVRGAGGWFNAGIRVISGGAGGWFNAGIRVISGGAGGWFNAGIRVISGGAGGWFNAGIRVISDNNIIRNNSISDNWIGIYLSSSNNNTISGNDISDNGCGIYLSSSNNNTISGNDISDNNWGGIHLDSSSNNNIKNNTFINDGIFIVGGSLKHWDHTIKNNTVNDKPLYYLKNQRGGEVPEDAGQVILVNCSEMIVENLSISNTDVGIVLGFSSQIVIRNNNISNNWRGIYLSSSNNNTISGNDISDNNWGGIRLYSSSNNTISGNDILDNNWGGIHLDSSNNNTISGNDISDNEDDGIYLSSSNNNTISGNDISDNGCGIRLYSSSNNTISGNDISDNNWGGIRLYSSSNNTISGNDISDNNWGGIRLYSSSNNNIKNNTFINDGIFIVGGSLKHWDHTIKNNTVNDKPLYYLKNQRGGEVPEDTGQVILVNCSEMIVENLSISNTDVGIVLGFSSQIVIRNNNISNNWRGIYLSSSNNNTISGNDISDNEDDGIYLSSSNNNTISGNDISDNGCGIYLSSSNNNTISGNDISDNNWGGIHLDSSNNNTISGNDISDNGCGIRLYSSSNNTISGNDISDNNWGGIRLYSSSNNNIKNNTFINDGIFIVGGSLKHWDHTIKNNTVNDKPLYYLKNQRGGEVPEDTGQVILVNCSEMIVENLSISNTDVGIVLGFSSQIVIRNNNISNNWRGIYLSSSNNNTISGNDISDNEDDGIYLSSSNNNTISGNDISDNGCGIYLSSSNNNTISGNDISDNNWGGIHLDSSNNNTISGNDISDNWRGIYLSSSSNNNTISGNDISDNGCGIRLYYLNNNIINNTIYLNNFINNSNNVGIFVSIDISTPLPTDIWHSPEKITYTYNGTQYTNYLGNYWDDYTGNDTDGDGIGDTPYQISSYDIDNYPLMQPWQNYIIPDINITPISIDFGNTLVNETKTVIITITNRGNADLIITNISTEYRAPPAEIGLKNIPKLPLILKPKESYNLTAFFSPSKEGNYSSNITIESNDPDKPTITIPLIGRAVNVPNLKIEYININTPIYNGIKTEINVSIINDGTKDINTSFLVDITIKNSSQEVVYNITRNISKLNKSKSEIITFNWTPEKPGTYNVTVTVDPDNKINELNKTDNNKTLTIEVKPISVSIRLYKISGNNNNITAAIEISNIPDYRPLKKYNISIKLQNLSVINITSIGNHSNVTSDNTLIITGNVTNKSGEFIIVNITFNITNSSYSAILEKAELLDTNNIPFYEVILKNEIIGTVENIKINVSGCNVTTKSLIEVGDINLTELQIINNTDPSQLNDTLIIPIVNESANITINDSIIGNITRILEVAENITKEKIKNESDVKEVVEKIAGNITPVLSQNFNISNITNRTEIDNSTNTVRAIISFRAENTSNKGFVIVRIPIGNLTVKNVTVIENDTVTPLPQWNESISSDIGWYRIPVKGVLEITLIKDPMVNITLSANLSTEEDLQTPGGSSTSNRRPRGPDEPRESTEGSEGRTTSSTIIETDIKSEEIRNFIYKTKLIVGSEIDINLSAKYLKTDIDLIDTPFEIKEDCILVGGPVANPVVKKYLNYFPVRVTNEYPGKHKGVIEVIKIDGHTVVLLAGSDRWGTKAAVEYFKTLEDLPDEPIFVEWRNGEAVRIERP, translated from the coding sequence ATGAAAAGAGTATATACTACACTATTTTTACTTACTCTATTTTTAGGTATTGTCTCTGTATATGGAGATACAATATACGTTCCTGACAATTATTCAACAATTCAACGGGCTATAGATGCTGCAAAGGATGGGGATGTGATAGTTGTTAGGGATGGGATTTACTATGAGAATTTAGTTATTAACAAGAGTATTATTTTGAAATCTGAGAACGGTCCGGAGAATTGTATTATTGATGGGAATAACTCTGGAAATGTGATAGTGATTAATGTAGATGGGGTTACTATTGATGGGTTTACGGTTAGAGGGGCTGGTGGTTGGTTTAATGCAGGTATTAGAGTAATATCAGGAGGGGCTGGTGGTTGGTTTAATGCAGGTATTAGAGTAATATCAGGAGGGGCTGGTGGTTGGTTTAATGCAGGTATTAGAGTAATATCAGGAGGGGCTGGTGGTTGGTTTAATGCAGGTATTAGAGTAATATCAGATAACAATATTATTAGGAATAATAGTATATCGGATAACTGGATAGGTATCTACTTATCCTCATCAAACAACAACACCATTAGTGGTAATGATATATCGGATAACGGGTGTGGTATCTACTTATCCTCATCAAACAACAACACCATTAGTGGTAATGATATATCGGATAACAACTGGGGTGGTATCCACTTAGACTCTTCAAGCAATAACAATATCAAAAATAACACTTTCATTAATGATGGTATTTTCATAGTAGGAGGATCTCTAAAGCACTGGGATCATACCATAAAAAACAACACTGTTAACGATAAACCTCTCTACTATCTCAAAAATCAGAGAGGTGGAGAAGTTCCAGAAGATGCTGGTCAGGTGATTTTAGTAAACTGTAGTGAAATGATCGTAGAAAATCTAAGTATAAGTAATACAGATGTTGGGATCGTACTTGGATTCTCATCACAGATTGTAATAAGGAATAATAATATATCGAATAACTGGAGAGGTATCTACTTATCCTCATCAAACAACAACACCATTAGTGGTAATGATATATCGGATAACAACTGGGGTGGTATCCGCTTATACTCTTCAAGCAATAACACCATTAGTGGTAATGATATATTGGATAACAACTGGGGTGGTATCCACTTAGACTCTTCAAACAACAACACCATTAGTGGTAATGATATATCGGATAACGAGGATGATGGTATCTACTTATCCTCATCAAACAACAATACCATTAGTGGTAATGATATATCGGATAACGGGTGTGGTATCCGCTTATACTCTTCAAGCAATAACACCATTAGTGGTAATGATATATCGGATAACAACTGGGGTGGTATCCGCTTATACTCTTCAAGCAATAACACCATTAGTGGTAATGATATATCGGATAACAACTGGGGTGGTATCCGCTTATACTCTTCAAGCAATAACAATATCAAAAATAACACTTTCATTAATGATGGTATTTTCATAGTAGGAGGATCTCTAAAGCACTGGGATCATACCATAAAAAACAACACTGTTAACGATAAACCTCTCTACTATCTCAAAAATCAGAGAGGTGGAGAAGTTCCAGAAGATACTGGTCAGGTGATTTTAGTAAACTGTAGTGAAATGATCGTAGAAAATCTAAGTATAAGTAATACAGATGTTGGGATCGTACTTGGATTCTCATCACAGATTGTAATAAGGAATAATAATATATCGAATAACTGGAGAGGTATCTACTTATCCTCATCAAACAACAATACCATTAGTGGTAATGATATATCGGATAACGAGGATGATGGTATCTACTTATCCTCATCAAACAACAACACCATTAGTGGTAATGATATATCGGATAACGGGTGTGGTATCTACTTATCCTCATCAAACAACAACACCATTAGTGGTAATGATATATCGGATAACAACTGGGGTGGTATCCACTTAGACTCTTCAAACAACAACACCATTAGTGGTAATGATATATCGGATAACGGGTGTGGTATCCGCTTATACTCTTCAAGCAATAACACCATTAGTGGTAATGATATATCGGATAACAACTGGGGTGGTATCCGCTTATACTCTTCAAGCAATAACAATATCAAAAATAACACTTTCATTAATGATGGTATTTTCATAGTAGGAGGATCTCTAAAGCACTGGGATCATACCATAAAAAACAACACTGTTAACGATAAACCTCTCTACTATCTCAAAAATCAGAGAGGTGGAGAAGTTCCAGAAGATACTGGTCAGGTGATTTTAGTAAACTGTAGTGAAATGATCGTAGAAAATCTAAGTATAAGTAATACAGATGTTGGGATCGTACTTGGATTCTCATCACAGATTGTAATAAGGAATAATAATATATCGAATAACTGGAGAGGTATCTACTTATCCTCATCAAACAACAACACCATTAGTGGTAATGATATATCGGATAACGAGGATGATGGTATCTACTTATCCTCATCAAACAACAACACCATTAGTGGTAATGATATATCGGATAACGGGTGTGGTATCTACTTATCCTCATCAAACAACAACACCATTAGTGGTAATGATATATCGGATAACAACTGGGGTGGTATCCACTTAGACTCTTCAAACAACAACACCATTAGTGGTAATGATATATCGGATAACTGGAGAGGTATCTACTTATCCTCATCATCAAACAACAACACCATTAGTGGTAATGATATATCGGATAACGGGTGTGGTATCCGCTTATACTATTTAAATAACAATATCATAAATAACACCATCTACCTCAACAACTTCATAAATAACAGTAATAATGTCGGTATATTCGTTAGTATTGATATTTCTACTCCTCTTCCAACGGATATCTGGCACTCCCCAGAGAAAATAACCTACACCTACAACGGCACTCAATACACAAACTACTTAGGAAACTACTGGGATGATTACACTGGAAACGACACAGATGGAGATGGAATTGGAGACACCCCTTATCAAATATCCTCATACGATATCGACAACTATCCACTAATGCAACCATGGCAAAATTACATAATTCCTGACATAAATATTACTCCTATATCCATCGATTTCGGCAATACTCTTGTAAATGAAACTAAAACTGTAATTATAACCATAACCAACAGAGGAAACGCTGACTTAATTATAACCAACATATCCACAGAATACCGAGCACCTCCAGCTGAGATTGGTTTGAAAAATATACCTAAATTACCTCTTATCCTTAAGCCCAAAGAATCATACAATCTTACAGCATTCTTCAGTCCAAGTAAGGAAGGTAACTACTCCAGTAATATAACCATTGAATCAAACGATCCCGATAAGCCTACAATAACAATACCTCTAATCGGTAGAGCTGTTAATGTACCAAATCTAAAAATAGAATATATTAACATAAACACTCCAATATACAACGGTATCAAAACAGAGATAAATGTATCAATAATAAACGATGGTACTAAAGACATAAACACATCATTCCTTGTGGATATAACTATTAAAAACTCCTCTCAAGAAGTTGTATATAACATAACAAGAAATATATCTAAGTTAAATAAAAGCAAATCTGAAATAATAACCTTCAACTGGACTCCTGAGAAACCAGGTACCTACAACGTTACAGTAACTGTAGATCCTGACAATAAAATAAATGAATTAAATAAAACTGATAACAACAAGACTTTGACTATTGAAGTAAAACCAATATCTGTATCCATCAGATTGTACAAGATTTCAGGAAATAATAACAATATAACAGCAGCAATAGAAATTTCAAACATTCCAGATTATAGACCTCTCAAAAAGTACAACATATCCATTAAATTACAAAACCTCTCAGTGATAAACATTACCTCAATAGGAAACCACAGTAATGTGACTTCTGATAATACTTTAATCATAACAGGTAACGTCACCAATAAATCAGGAGAATTCATAATTGTCAATATTACCTTTAATATAACTAATAGCAGCTACTCAGCGATATTAGAGAAGGCAGAACTGTTAGATACTAACAACATACCATTCTATGAAGTAATCCTAAAGAATGAGATTATTGGAACAGTAGAGAATATAAAAATAAATGTAAGTGGCTGTAACGTCACAACAAAATCATTAATAGAAGTAGGAGATATAAACTTAACTGAACTTCAAATAATAAATAACACTGATCCAAGCCAATTAAATGACACATTAATAATACCAATAGTCAACGAAAGTGCAAATATAACTATAAACGACAGTATAATTGGAAACATAACTAGAATCCTCGAAGTGGCAGAGAATATTACAAAAGAAAAAATTAAAAACGAATCTGATGTAAAAGAAGTAGTTGAAAAGATTGCAGGAAACATTACACCAGTATTATCTCAGAACTTCAATATAAGTAATATAACCAATAGAACAGAGATTGATAATAGCACAAACACAGTAAGAGCTATTATCTCCTTCAGGGCAGAAAATACCTCCAATAAAGGATTCGTAATAGTCAGGATACCAATAGGTAACCTAACAGTAAAAAATGTCACAGTAATTGAGAATGATACTGTAACACCACTACCACAGTGGAATGAAAGTATAAGTTCAGACATAGGATGGTACAGAATACCTGTCAAGGGAGTATTGGAGATAACACTAATAAAAGATCCTATGGTAAATATTACCCTCTCAGCGAATTTATCAACGGAAGAAGATTTACAAACTCCAGGAGGATCTTCTACCTCTAATAGAAGACCTAGAGGACCTGATGAACCTAGAGAATCTACTGAAGGATCTGAAGGAAGAACTACCAGCTCCACCATTATAGAAACAGACATCAAATCAGAGGAAATTAGAAACTTCATATATAAAACAAAACTCATAGTAGGTTCAGAGATAGATATCAACCTCTCAGCAAAGTACCTAAAAACTGATATAGATCTAATAGATACTCCCTTCGAGATAAAAGAAGACTGTATCCTCGTAGGAGGTCCAGTGGCAAACCCAGTTGTGAAAAAGTACCTGAATTACTTCCCAGTAAGAGTAACCAACGAATATCCAGGAAAACATAAAGGTGTAATAGAGGTAATAAAGATCGACGGTCACACAGTTGTCCTCCTGGCAGGTTCTGACAGATGGGGTACAAAGGCTGCAGTGGAGTACTTCAAAACCTTGGAGGATCTCCCAGATGAGCCTATCTTCGTGGAGTGGAGGAATGGGGAAGCAGTGAGGATAGAGAGGCCTTAA
- a CDS encoding helicase-related protein → MNKFIVDNLAGILPYEKSVLDVFRDRIKRSIEKNQEISFKIAVGFFFFEGFQRLYPELKELYERGLLREFKLVMGPETKKSTKEILESLKNEGSVLNNETFNFIKELYNRGKFDFRIFLDRNLHIKLYLFEVGEELEIWTGSANLTAGGLEENIELIVPVEDNIYREFFNEIWKRSTDKVEDLKVIDVIREGSISEVIYLHPRDFIVNLIKILDKKYLIKNISADLSYLAEFQNMSYYLCVDKLNRYGGCILANSFGLGKTDVGCTVAKYYRELGKKVLIIHPPVLREHWENTLKKVGLKEGDVELLSRGKLQKRDFDYGRYLGVDLIVVDEAHHFRVSKPKSNRRENLENIVKINPKSHVLLITATPINTSLLDFIELIKLFVKGNYKERFESEGILAKMKEVENEIRKRVITSETVKKLNELIRIFSVRVEWPDLPIYFKEDLKKIAGVEDIEEPDVVPVNYKYDEEIAGEIFDKVVPFLSEVNFEYTKLWEREYREDKNLIWWYKWRLYKRLESSIIGFKISLENILEKNRFLLGYLREVTVNKEYWENTRLFSKERLENIKNTFLSLSDSKRDEILRRIEEDIDLIKRMLKSIEGIKDLQERDEKIAKLLEILEKEGKPTIVFSESRDTVIYIGKRLKRYGKFKFALAYGGEDPIDEEGEEFHKVDKEKVEKEFNEGKFDILITTDVLSEGVNLPRADVVVNFDLHYNPVRLIQRVGRAIRINNPKKVIIYNFVPDERIDKELELCDRLAERVENIISTIGLDFLIWAMEEGKLREVSERNRKRTVELIREYKCILASRHPEELGMKLSPTLSKEDKVLREFIKFWSISEETVESRSRVYRKPIFTSLEVGKGGYFVVFKYRGSVYTLGELIFSEKRGTAKLSREELEEIKGLVLEKCLEMDREFLKVSYGRKDRISMEIERMVEKMERLKEVFEGVDITTLPKREREDILEILRKVEKIPPWRRGEEIKKLEGKIERLKSRGHQRILEEPEILAVLKYV, encoded by the coding sequence GTGAATAAATTTATCGTTGATAACTTAGCAGGGATCCTCCCCTATGAAAAGAGTGTTTTAGATGTTTTTAGAGATAGAATTAAGAGATCTATTGAGAAAAATCAGGAGATCTCCTTTAAAATTGCCGTAGGATTTTTCTTTTTTGAAGGTTTTCAAAGGTTGTATCCAGAACTTAAGGAGTTGTATGAGAGGGGATTACTTAGGGAGTTTAAACTTGTAATGGGGCCAGAGACTAAGAAATCGACTAAAGAGATTTTGGAATCTTTGAAAAATGAGGGAAGTGTACTTAATAATGAAACTTTTAACTTCATAAAGGAACTGTATAACAGGGGGAAGTTTGACTTCAGGATATTCTTAGATAGAAACCTTCATATAAAATTGTATCTTTTTGAGGTGGGAGAGGAGTTGGAGATATGGACTGGTTCTGCAAATTTAACTGCAGGTGGGTTGGAGGAAAACATTGAGTTGATAGTTCCAGTTGAGGATAATATATATAGAGAGTTTTTCAATGAAATTTGGAAGAGATCTACAGATAAGGTTGAGGATCTAAAGGTAATAGATGTAATTAGAGAGGGCTCTATCTCTGAGGTTATCTACCTACATCCAAGGGATTTTATTGTTAATCTTATAAAAATTCTCGATAAAAAATATCTTATTAAGAATATAAGTGCAGATCTCTCCTACCTCGCCGAGTTCCAAAATATGAGTTACTACCTATGTGTAGATAAGTTGAATAGATACGGTGGATGTATCTTAGCCAACTCCTTTGGGTTGGGTAAGACTGACGTTGGATGTACAGTGGCAAAGTACTATAGGGAGTTAGGTAAAAAGGTTTTAATTATCCATCCTCCAGTGTTAAGGGAACACTGGGAAAATACGCTGAAGAAAGTTGGGTTAAAAGAGGGTGATGTTGAACTACTATCAAGGGGCAAACTTCAGAAGAGGGATTTTGACTATGGGAGGTACTTAGGTGTTGATCTGATCGTTGTAGATGAGGCTCACCACTTCAGGGTTTCAAAACCAAAGTCCAACAGGAGGGAGAATTTAGAGAATATTGTAAAGATCAATCCTAAATCCCATGTACTCCTTATTACTGCAACTCCAATAAATACCTCCCTCCTGGACTTCATAGAGTTGATAAAACTTTTTGTTAAGGGGAACTATAAGGAGAGGTTTGAATCGGAGGGGATACTTGCTAAAATGAAGGAGGTAGAAAATGAGATTAGAAAGAGGGTTATAACTTCGGAGACTGTTAAAAAGTTAAATGAGTTGATTAGAATATTTTCTGTAAGGGTGGAGTGGCCAGATCTCCCAATTTACTTTAAGGAGGATCTTAAAAAGATAGCAGGGGTTGAGGATATAGAGGAGCCTGATGTAGTCCCTGTAAATTACAAGTACGATGAAGAGATTGCAGGGGAGATCTTCGATAAAGTTGTGCCCTTTTTAAGTGAGGTTAATTTTGAATATACGAAACTGTGGGAGAGGGAGTACAGGGAGGATAAGAACCTTATATGGTGGTATAAGTGGAGACTTTACAAGAGACTTGAGAGTAGTATAATAGGGTTTAAGATAAGTTTAGAGAACATCCTCGAGAAAAACAGGTTTCTCTTGGGATACCTTAGGGAGGTTACAGTTAATAAGGAATATTGGGAAAATACTAGATTATTCTCAAAGGAGAGGTTGGAAAATATAAAAAATACATTCCTCTCCCTATCTGATTCAAAGAGGGATGAGATCCTGAGGAGGATAGAGGAGGATATAGATCTCATTAAGAGGATGTTAAAGAGTATTGAGGGTATTAAAGATCTCCAGGAGAGGGATGAGAAGATCGCTAAACTCCTCGAGATCCTTGAAAAGGAGGGAAAACCAACTATTGTATTTTCAGAGTCAAGGGATACTGTGATCTACATAGGTAAGAGACTTAAGAGGTACGGGAAATTTAAGTTTGCACTTGCCTACGGTGGAGAGGATCCTATTGATGAGGAGGGGGAGGAGTTTCATAAGGTGGATAAGGAGAAGGTGGAGAAGGAGTTCAACGAGGGTAAATTTGACATCCTAATTACTACAGATGTGTTAAGTGAAGGTGTCAATCTGCCAAGGGCAGATGTGGTTGTAAATTTCGATCTTCATTACAACCCTGTTCGACTTATTCAGAGGGTGGGGAGGGCTATAAGGATAAACAACCCTAAGAAGGTTATAATATACAATTTTGTGCCAGATGAGAGGATAGATAAGGAGTTGGAACTCTGTGATAGACTCGCCGAAAGGGTAGAGAATATAATCTCGACTATCGGGTTAGATTTCCTTATCTGGGCTATGGAGGAGGGCAAATTAAGGGAGGTGTCTGAGAGGAATAGAAAAAGAACTGTGGAGTTGATAAGGGAGTACAAGTGTATACTGGCAAGTAGGCATCCAGAGGAACTTGGGATGAAGTTATCTCCAACACTCTCGAAGGAGGATAAGGTATTGAGGGAGTTTATAAAGTTTTGGAGTATTTCAGAGGAGACTGTCGAATCCCGTAGTAGGGTTTATAGAAAACCTATATTTACCTCTTTGGAGGTGGGTAAAGGGGGCTACTTTGTTGTTTTTAAGTACAGGGGATCTGTCTATACCTTAGGTGAGTTGATCTTCTCTGAGAAGAGAGGGACTGCAAAACTAAGTAGGGAGGAGTTGGAGGAGATAAAGGGTTTAGTGTTGGAAAAGTGTTTGGAGATGGACAGGGAATTTCTAAAGGTAAGTTATGGGAGAAAGGATAGAATCAGTATGGAGATAGAGAGGATGGTAGAAAAGATGGAGAGGTTGAAGGAGGTATTTGAAGGTGTTGATATAACCACTCTGCCGAAGAGGGAGAGGGAGGATATTTTAGAGATTTTGAGAAAAGTTGAGAAGATCCCACCTTGGAGGAGGGGGGAGGAAATAAAGAAGTTGGAGGGTAAGATAGAGAGGTTAAAAAGTAGAGGACATCAGAGAATCTTAGAAGAGCCGGAAATTTTAGCGGTATTGAAGTATGTGTAG
- the glnA gene encoding type I glutamate--ammonia ligase codes for MDLVEKALDYIKTNDVKFIRFQFVDILGAPKNVAYPVKPGEKGLDELREILTEGIYFDGSSIRGFVPIEYSDMLLKPDLSTLSVLPWRPTEKSVARVICDVYTPEGKPFEGDPRSCLKKIMDQLKEDLNGEYFVGPEPEFFLVKPDPHNPHRMIPADIGGYFDMEPLDDAPDIRRDIVLALENLGFHVEASHHEVAPGQHEVDFKFDNALKTADSVVTFKTTIKMIAKKYGLIATFMPKPFYGMNGNGMHCHQSVWLDGKPSFYDENGPYQLSETCLSYIAGILEHAKAIVAITNPTVNSYKRLVPGYEAPVNIAWANKNRSAIIRVPAIRGKGTRIEFRAPDPSCNPYLAFTVMLAAGLDGIKKKLTPPEPVEKNIFTMSEKEKKELGIESVPSNLKEALDELENDTVLKKALGDHIYENFMELKTAEWDSFRTAVTDWETNMYLGTL; via the coding sequence ATGGATCTAGTTGAGAAGGCCCTAGATTACATAAAAACCAACGATGTTAAGTTTATAAGGTTCCAATTTGTGGATATCCTAGGTGCTCCTAAGAATGTAGCCTACCCTGTAAAACCTGGAGAGAAAGGTCTTGACGAATTAAGGGAGATACTTACAGAGGGTATATACTTTGACGGTTCTTCAATTAGAGGTTTTGTTCCAATAGAGTACTCAGATATGTTGTTAAAACCTGATCTATCAACACTCTCTGTTTTACCTTGGAGACCTACAGAGAAATCTGTAGCAAGGGTTATCTGTGATGTCTATACACCTGAAGGGAAGCCATTTGAAGGAGATCCAAGAAGTTGTTTAAAGAAGATAATGGACCAACTTAAAGAGGATCTAAATGGGGAATACTTCGTAGGTCCTGAACCAGAGTTCTTCCTAGTAAAACCAGATCCTCACAACCCACATAGGATGATCCCTGCTGACATTGGAGGATACTTCGATATGGAGCCTTTAGATGACGCCCCAGATATTAGAAGGGATATAGTATTGGCACTGGAGAACCTTGGATTCCACGTAGAGGCATCCCACCACGAGGTAGCACCAGGACAGCACGAGGTAGATTTCAAGTTTGACAACGCCCTGAAGACTGCAGACAGTGTTGTTACCTTCAAGACAACTATAAAGATGATAGCAAAGAAGTACGGGTTAATAGCAACCTTTATGCCAAAACCATTCTACGGTATGAACGGTAACGGTATGCACTGTCACCAGAGTGTATGGTTAGATGGAAAACCATCCTTCTACGATGAAAATGGACCATACCAGTTAAGTGAGACATGTTTAAGTTATATTGCAGGTATCCTTGAGCACGCCAAGGCAATTGTTGCAATAACAAACCCAACAGTTAACTCCTACAAGAGGTTAGTACCAGGATATGAGGCACCTGTAAATATCGCCTGGGCAAACAAGAACAGAAGTGCAATAATTAGAGTACCTGCTATAAGAGGTAAAGGTACAAGGATCGAGTTCAGGGCTCCAGATCCATCCTGTAACCCATACTTGGCATTTACAGTGATGTTGGCAGCTGGATTAGATGGAATAAAGAAGAAGTTGACACCACCTGAACCTGTGGAGAAGAACATATTCACAATGAGTGAGAAGGAGAAGAAGGAGTTAGGGATTGAATCTGTACCATCTAACTTGAAGGAGGCACTTGATGAGTTGGAAAACGATACAGTCCTGAAGAAGGCACTTGGAGACCATATATACGAGAACTTCATGGAGTTGAAAACTGCAGAGTGGGATAGTTTCAGAACTGCAGTTACAGACTGGGAGACAAACATGTACTTAGGAACACTGTAA
- a CDS encoding radical SAM protein, protein MRFLILDGYTDEPAGLGVPPYIGTYPRYAAGVLYHYGYKDVHYITIDKLREELKRGYDLNKFDVIIVICGSHTPGKYLNAKPATLREIVSILYNYRGIKILGGPAGTRFGSSMEGGTLKDEERYKTFFHLVAEGDLEKLLSDLIENKFNLEKIDREYHQLRDYKSIREFAIKGARIVREHPNYPYIVAEIETYRGCSRYLSGGCSFCTEPRRFGTPKFRDERDIVDEIEALYNEGVRYFRIGRQPCIFSYKSLESEREEVPKPNVEAIERLFKSIWNRVKPKVLHIDNANPAVIARHEEESREVAKILVRYCTSGNVAAFGVESFDEKVIKMNNLLTTPKDVLKAVEILNEIGGRRGPSGLPYLLPGINLLFGLKGESKRTFKINYQYLKEIYDRGLMLRRINIRQVVPFYGTNIGIKDVKKANKRKKLFLSFREKVREEIDKPMLKRVVPKGTVLRDVLLEVKEKNLYFGRQLGTYPILVGIKGEGLKLRSFVDVKVVDYGRRSITGVVVS, encoded by the coding sequence ATGAGATTCTTAATACTGGATGGATACACAGATGAACCTGCAGGGTTGGGGGTACCTCCCTATATAGGTACATATCCAAGGTACGCTGCTGGAGTACTCTATCACTATGGATATAAGGATGTTCATTACATTACCATAGATAAGTTAAGGGAGGAGTTGAAAAGAGGTTATGATCTGAATAAATTTGATGTTATAATAGTTATATGTGGATCCCACACACCTGGGAAGTATCTAAATGCTAAACCTGCCACATTGAGGGAGATAGTCTCTATCTTATATAATTACAGGGGTATTAAGATCTTAGGAGGTCCTGCAGGAACCAGATTCGGCTCCTCCATGGAGGGAGGTACCTTAAAAGATGAAGAGAGGTATAAAACCTTCTTCCATCTTGTAGCAGAGGGAGACCTTGAGAAACTCCTCTCTGATCTCATAGAGAATAAGTTTAACCTTGAGAAGATAGACAGGGAGTACCACCAACTTAGAGACTACAAAAGTATAAGGGAGTTTGCAATAAAGGGGGCGAGGATCGTAAGGGAGCATCCTAACTATCCCTATATCGTTGCAGAGATAGAGACCTACAGGGGATGCTCCAGGTATCTAAGTGGAGGATGCTCCTTCTGTACAGAGCCGAGACGTTTTGGCACTCCAAAGTTTAGGGATGAGAGGGATATAGTTGATGAGATAGAGGCGTTATACAATGAAGGTGTTAGATACTTCAGGATAGGTAGGCAACCATGTATATTCTCCTACAAATCCTTAGAGAGTGAGAGGGAGGAGGTACCAAAACCTAACGTTGAGGCAATAGAGAGATTATTTAAAAGTATATGGAACAGGGTTAAACCTAAGGTACTCCACATAGACAACGCCAACCCTGCAGTAATAGCGAGACATGAAGAGGAGAGTAGGGAGGTTGCCAAGATATTAGTGAGATACTGCACAAGTGGAAATGTGGCTGCCTTCGGTGTGGAGAGTTTCGACGAGAAGGTAATTAAGATGAACAACCTATTAACAACTCCCAAGGATGTCCTTAAGGCTGTGGAGATACTTAACGAAATTGGAGGTAGGAGGGGTCCAAGTGGTCTTCCCTATCTACTTCCAGGTATAAACCTACTCTTTGGGTTAAAGGGAGAGTCCAAGAGAACCTTTAAGATAAACTACCAGTATCTAAAGGAAATATACGATAGAGGGTTGATGTTGAGGAGGATAAATATAAGACAGGTGGTGCCTTTCTACGGTACCAATATAGGTATTAAAGATGTTAAAAAAGCAAATAAAAGGAAGAAGTTATTCCTAAGTTTTAGGGAGAAGGTTAGGGAGGAGATAGATAAACCTATGTTGAAGAGGGTTGTTCCAAAGGGTACTGTATTAAGGGATGTTCTCTTAGAGGTGAAGGAGAAAAACCTATACTTTGGTAGGCAACTTGGTACCTATCCGATACTGGTAGGTATAAAAGGGGAGGGGTTGAAACTTAGATCCTTTGTAGATGTGAAGGTGGTAGATTACGGTAGGAGATCTATAACTGGAGTGGTAGTTAGTTGA